One genomic window of Streptomyces sp. NBC_01498 includes the following:
- a CDS encoding carbohydrate ABC transporter permease: protein MTVTADPTADSPAAWAPRAPAATPAGPRVPGGNGRRALLAVLYLLLTVVGLLYLMPFVVQIVTSFKTDPDAASNPLSLLPNPFSLDSYRRLFGLGNVSDAVPFSTWLGNSVLVTLFITAGRVFFDSLAGYALARLDFRGRNFLFSALLTVMSVPGVVLLIPKFLVLNQLGIFDTYVGMIIPLMVDAAGVFIMRQFFLSIPREVEEAARIDGASVFRTFWSVVLPMAKPALITLTILSFQGSWNEFTHFLVATQSPQYQTLTTGLASFVSGSLSSGTQYPLKLTAALLATLPVAALFFAFQRHFMRSANSGAIKG, encoded by the coding sequence GTGACCGTGACCGCGGACCCGACCGCGGACTCCCCGGCTGCCTGGGCGCCCCGCGCCCCCGCGGCCACTCCCGCCGGGCCGCGCGTCCCGGGCGGCAACGGCCGGCGGGCCCTGCTCGCCGTGCTCTATCTGCTGCTCACCGTGGTCGGCCTGCTGTACCTGATGCCGTTCGTCGTGCAGATCGTGACGTCGTTCAAGACCGACCCCGACGCGGCGTCGAACCCCTTGTCGCTGCTGCCGAACCCGTTCTCGCTGGACTCCTACCGGCGGCTGTTCGGACTCGGGAACGTCTCCGACGCCGTACCGTTCAGCACCTGGCTGGGCAACTCGGTCCTCGTCACGCTGTTCATCACGGCGGGCCGGGTCTTCTTCGACTCGCTGGCCGGCTACGCGCTGGCCCGGCTCGACTTCCGGGGGCGCAACTTCCTCTTCAGCGCGCTGCTGACGGTGATGTCGGTGCCCGGCGTGGTGCTGCTGATCCCGAAGTTCCTCGTCCTCAACCAGCTCGGCATCTTCGACACGTACGTCGGCATGATCATCCCTCTGATGGTCGACGCGGCGGGTGTCTTCATCATGCGGCAGTTCTTCCTCTCCATCCCGAGGGAGGTGGAGGAGGCCGCCAGGATCGACGGCGCCAGTGTCTTCCGCACCTTCTGGTCGGTGGTGCTGCCGATGGCCAAGCCCGCCCTGATCACCCTGACGATCCTCTCCTTCCAGGGCTCCTGGAACGAGTTCACGCACTTCCTGGTGGCGACCCAGTCGCCGCAGTACCAGACCCTGACGACGGGCCTCGCGTCCTTCGTCTCGGGCAGTCTGAGCAGCGGGACGCAGTATCCGCTCAAGCTGACGGCGGCCCTGCTGGCGACCCTTCCGGTCGCGGCGCTCTTCTTCGCCTTCCAGCGGCACTTCATGCGCAGCGCCAACTCCGGTGCGATCAAGGGGTAG
- a CDS encoding carbohydrate ABC transporter permease, with protein MSQYGSGSGSVAAPPAAGGDDGGTGNTGGTAAEAGRPRRPGSGIKGRQGMWGWLFVSPMVVVLGLFLLLPIGMALWVSLLNWNGQSNPFTGAADFVGADNYAKVLGEDGLDRTLFMTSVRNNLYFVLLAVPLQTVLSLALAVAVNSRRVKGKSLFRTIFYFPSVTSSIAISTVFLFLFQGSGAVNALLKWVGITGPKWFTDANGLVWTVLGGLGIVDPDRPTAALASNGFLGLSWWDWLSGPSIAMCTIIALIVWTSSGTYMLIFLAALQDVPAELEEAALLDGANRWQSFRNVTLPALRPVIFLVLTLGLIGSWQIFDAVYVMSQGAPGNTTLTPAFLSYTAGFQDSEYGRAASIAFILLAIIMVMTLIQRVLLRDRDKPVKPGRRFGAIRRRAS; from the coding sequence ATGAGTCAGTACGGCAGCGGCAGCGGCTCCGTCGCGGCGCCGCCCGCCGCCGGAGGAGACGACGGAGGCACCGGGAACACCGGGGGCACCGCCGCCGAGGCCGGGCGCCCGCGCCGGCCCGGCTCCGGCATCAAGGGCCGGCAGGGCATGTGGGGCTGGCTGTTCGTGAGCCCGATGGTGGTGGTGCTCGGACTGTTCCTGCTGCTGCCCATCGGCATGGCCCTGTGGGTCAGCCTGCTGAACTGGAACGGGCAGTCCAACCCGTTCACCGGCGCCGCCGACTTCGTCGGGGCCGACAACTACGCCAAGGTCCTGGGCGAGGACGGTCTCGACCGCACGCTCTTCATGACCTCGGTCCGCAACAACCTCTACTTCGTCCTGCTGGCCGTACCGCTTCAGACGGTCCTCTCCCTCGCCCTCGCCGTGGCCGTCAACAGCCGCCGCGTCAAGGGCAAGAGCCTCTTCCGGACGATCTTCTACTTCCCCTCGGTGACCAGCTCCATCGCCATCTCCACCGTCTTCCTCTTCCTCTTCCAGGGCAGCGGCGCCGTCAACGCGCTGCTGAAGTGGGTCGGGATCACCGGACCCAAGTGGTTCACCGACGCCAACGGCCTGGTCTGGACGGTGCTCGGCGGCCTCGGCATCGTCGACCCCGACAGGCCGACGGCGGCGCTCGCGTCGAACGGCTTCCTCGGACTGTCCTGGTGGGACTGGCTGTCCGGGCCCTCCATCGCGATGTGCACCATCATCGCGCTGATCGTGTGGACCTCCTCAGGCACCTACATGCTGATCTTCCTCGCCGCGCTCCAGGACGTGCCCGCCGAACTGGAGGAGGCGGCCCTGCTGGACGGCGCCAACCGCTGGCAGTCGTTCCGCAACGTCACCCTCCCCGCGCTGCGGCCGGTGATCTTCCTGGTGCTCACCCTCGGGCTGATCGGCAGCTGGCAGATCTTCGACGCCGTGTACGTGATGAGCCAGGGCGCCCCGGGCAACACCACCCTCACCCCGGCCTTCCTCTCCTACACCGCGGGATTCCAGGACTCCGAATACGGCCGCGCCGCATCCATCGCCTTCATCCTGCTGGCGATCATCATGGTGATGACCCTGATCCAGCGTGTCCTGCTGCGCGACCGGGACAAGCCGGTCAAGCCGGGCAGGCGCTTCGGGGCCATACGCCGGAGGGCTTCATGA
- a CDS encoding sugar ABC transporter substrate-binding protein has protein sequence MNKNRAAVAAAVCGALLITGCSSDFGSDSSAEQKSSGKQKLTVMIGSSGDAETNAVKAAADAWAKKTGNTVTVVPAQNLEQQLGQALAGGAPPDVFYVGSSVFANYAKGNSLYAYGDKLKDKEDFAETLRSSFSYEDKFVCAPKDSSTLGLAINTKMWEDAGLTEADHPKTWDDLAAVAKKLTKGKVHGLVANASYNQLGPFMKQAGGWITNADQTEITADSPENVEALTYVKKLLNDKVLAFPPQVDAGWGGEAFGTQKAAMTIEGNWLTGAMTNDYPDVDYQVVPLPEGPKGRGTLSFSTCWGIANKSAHHDAAVSLVEAFTTAEQQMAFADAYGVMPSRTSALATYEEKHPQDKAFVDGSAYAQGPVTLPGFTKVLQQLDTDLAELATADPKKILGDLQTNGEQILKSNG, from the coding sequence ATGAACAAGAACAGAGCCGCAGTCGCCGCCGCCGTGTGCGGCGCGCTCCTGATAACCGGCTGCTCGTCCGACTTCGGCAGCGACAGCAGCGCCGAACAGAAGAGTTCCGGCAAGCAGAAGCTGACCGTGATGATCGGCTCGTCCGGCGACGCCGAGACCAACGCCGTCAAGGCCGCGGCCGACGCCTGGGCGAAGAAGACCGGCAACACGGTCACCGTCGTCCCGGCGCAGAACCTGGAGCAGCAGCTCGGCCAGGCGCTCGCGGGCGGCGCGCCGCCGGACGTCTTCTACGTCGGCTCGTCCGTCTTCGCCAACTACGCCAAGGGCAACTCCCTGTACGCGTACGGCGACAAGCTCAAGGACAAGGAGGACTTCGCCGAGACGCTGCGCAGCTCCTTCTCCTACGAGGACAAGTTCGTCTGCGCCCCGAAGGACAGCTCCACGCTGGGCCTCGCGATCAACACCAAGATGTGGGAGGACGCCGGTCTCACCGAGGCCGACCACCCCAAGACCTGGGACGATCTGGCGGCGGTCGCCAAGAAGCTGACCAAGGGCAAGGTCCACGGCCTGGTCGCCAACGCCAGCTACAACCAGCTCGGCCCCTTCATGAAGCAGGCCGGCGGCTGGATCACCAACGCCGACCAGACCGAGATCACGGCCGACAGTCCCGAGAACGTCGAGGCGCTCACCTATGTGAAGAAGCTGCTGAACGACAAGGTCCTCGCCTTCCCGCCGCAGGTCGACGCGGGCTGGGGCGGTGAGGCGTTCGGTACGCAGAAGGCGGCCATGACCATCGAGGGCAACTGGCTCACCGGTGCGATGACCAACGACTACCCGGACGTCGACTACCAGGTCGTCCCGCTGCCCGAGGGCCCGAAGGGCCGGGGCACACTGTCCTTCAGCACCTGCTGGGGCATCGCCAACAAGAGCGCGCACCACGACGCCGCGGTCTCGCTCGTCGAGGCGTTCACCACCGCCGAGCAGCAGATGGCGTTCGCCGACGCGTACGGTGTGATGCCCTCGCGCACCAGCGCGCTGGCGACGTACGAGGAGAAGCACCCGCAGGACAAGGCGTTCGTGGACGGTTCCGCCTACGCGCAGGGTCCGGTCACCCTTCCCGGCTTCACCAAGGTCCTCCAGCAGCTGGACACGGACCTGGCCGAGCTGGCGACCGCCGACCCCAAGAAGATCCTCGGTGATCTTCAGACCAACGGTGAGCAGATCCTGAAGAGCAACGGCTGA
- a CDS encoding LacI family DNA-binding transcriptional regulator: MARTTSAGGRKGGPVTLALVAQRAGVSTQTVSNALNSPDLLAPTTLTRVREALDELDYRPHQAARSLRTRSSRLIGYGVQPTPPGLSTPVSDHFLHALSDSADQAGYRILLFAAPLGADDEAERYDELLREHSVDGFVLSNTYRGDKRPGWLHRNNVPFVAFGRWSARDTGDWVDVDGAHGTGAAVDQLVAAGHRKIAFLGWPRGSGVGDDRAGGWREAMRRHDLPIRDLRVSSVDDVDAARVAVAKVVGRATAVVAASDTLALGCYRALRDAGLSPGRDVAVVGFDDSPAAGLLSPSLSSVRQPLDEVGRACTRILMARIKDPDAAPERVLLAPELIVRESSTAVPPGT, encoded by the coding sequence GTGGCACGTACGACGTCGGCGGGCGGACGCAAGGGAGGGCCGGTCACCCTGGCCCTCGTCGCCCAGCGGGCCGGGGTGTCCACCCAGACCGTCTCCAACGCGCTCAACTCCCCCGACCTCCTCGCACCCACCACCCTGACCCGGGTGCGGGAGGCGCTCGACGAACTGGACTACCGGCCCCACCAGGCCGCCCGTTCGCTGCGCACCCGCTCCAGCCGGCTGATCGGCTACGGCGTCCAGCCCACGCCCCCGGGCCTGTCGACGCCCGTCTCCGACCACTTCCTGCACGCGCTGTCCGACTCGGCGGACCAGGCCGGGTACCGGATCCTGCTCTTCGCCGCGCCCCTCGGCGCCGACGACGAGGCCGAACGCTACGACGAACTGCTCCGTGAGCACTCCGTCGACGGCTTCGTCCTCAGCAACACCTACCGGGGCGACAAACGGCCCGGCTGGCTCCACAGGAACAACGTCCCGTTCGTCGCGTTCGGCCGCTGGTCGGCACGGGACACCGGCGACTGGGTCGACGTCGACGGCGCGCACGGCACCGGCGCGGCGGTCGACCAGCTGGTGGCGGCCGGGCACCGGAAGATCGCGTTCCTGGGCTGGCCGCGCGGCTCGGGCGTCGGTGACGACCGGGCCGGCGGCTGGCGCGAGGCCATGCGCCGCCACGACCTGCCCATCCGTGACCTGCGAGTCTCTTCGGTGGACGACGTCGACGCCGCCCGCGTCGCGGTCGCCAAGGTGGTGGGCCGCGCCACGGCCGTGGTCGCCGCCAGCGACACCCTGGCCCTCGGCTGCTACCGGGCGCTGCGGGACGCGGGCCTGAGCCCCGGCCGGGACGTGGCGGTCGTCGGCTTCGACGACTCGCCCGCCGCCGGTCTCCTCTCGCCGAGCCTCAGCAGCGTCCGCCAGCCGCTGGACGAGGTCGGCCGCGCCTGCACCCGGATCCTGATGGCCCGGATCAAGGACCCGGACGCCGCGCCGGAGCGTGTCCTGCTGGCACCCGAACTGATCGTCCGCGAAAGCTCGACGGCCGTGCCGCCCGGGACCTGA
- a CDS encoding amylo-alpha-1,6-glucosidase: MNTVVQGNPTGHQPPADVVTEGLQPFLHDVRTTLYAPSLVLSRPAGDIAGGPDGFFHGDRRLLSRLTVGVEGVPVLPVGDSLGAADRTSFRAVLRGVGEHTADPAVTLHRVRSVEPGVLREELEIANAGVKAIRVTVVVGAASDLVSMNDVKSGRPSPALPAAVEDRALVWRRDGVEVRLAASAGSPAVDAGAGEFRFEVALAAGQSWRTTLECAVTDDDPLRFPAVARDAVPWSPTGLRSADHRMDQFFARSVGDLERLLLSDPEHPEDRFLAAGSPWFLTLFGRDSLWAARMLLPLGTELAAGTLRTLARRQGTATDPRTDEQPGKILHEVRREELTLSGGASLPPVYYGTVDATPLWVILLHDAWRWGMDPEQVRDLLPHAEAALEWLAAYGDADGDGLLEYIDASGLGLANQGWKDSSDSIRWRDGELAEAPIALCEVQAYGYEAAMGGAALLRAFGRPGAERWEEWAERLKERFRESFWVEDETGRYPAVALDAAKRPVDSVTSGFGHLLGTGLLDAEESALLAARLAGPELNSGFGLRTLSTDSTGFNPFGYHIGSIWPHDTAIAVHGLVRAGFPVEAASLADGLVAASAAFEGRLPELFAGHGSAVDSAPAPYPASCRPQAWSAASAVALLQAALGLEADVPAGTLSFSPRAAESIGPLRLTGLRVAGAPLAVRLDATGRVRVEAPGSLTVHGAERA; this comes from the coding sequence GTGAACACGGTCGTCCAGGGAAACCCCACCGGTCACCAGCCGCCCGCGGACGTCGTCACCGAGGGCCTTCAGCCCTTCCTGCACGACGTCCGCACCACGCTCTACGCGCCCAGTCTGGTGCTGTCCCGGCCGGCCGGAGACATCGCGGGCGGCCCCGACGGGTTCTTCCACGGGGACCGGCGGCTGCTCTCCCGGCTGACGGTCGGGGTCGAGGGCGTGCCCGTCCTGCCCGTCGGGGACAGCCTCGGGGCGGCCGACCGGACGTCGTTCCGCGCGGTGTTGCGGGGTGTCGGTGAGCACACCGCCGACCCGGCCGTCACGCTGCACCGGGTGCGTTCGGTCGAACCGGGCGTGCTCCGCGAGGAGTTGGAGATCGCGAACGCCGGCGTCAAGGCGATACGGGTGACGGTCGTCGTCGGCGCGGCCAGCGATCTGGTCAGCATGAACGACGTCAAGTCCGGCCGCCCCTCCCCCGCCCTGCCCGCCGCCGTCGAGGACCGGGCGCTGGTGTGGCGCCGGGACGGGGTCGAGGTGCGGCTGGCCGCGTCGGCCGGGTCCCCCGCCGTGGACGCCGGGGCGGGCGAGTTCCGCTTCGAGGTGGCCCTCGCGGCGGGCCAGTCGTGGCGTACGACGCTGGAGTGCGCCGTCACGGACGACGACCCGCTGCGGTTCCCGGCGGTCGCGCGCGACGCGGTGCCGTGGTCCCCGACCGGGCTGCGCAGCGCCGATCACCGCATGGACCAGTTCTTCGCCCGGTCGGTCGGGGACCTGGAGCGGCTGCTGCTGTCCGACCCGGAGCACCCGGAGGACCGGTTCCTGGCCGCCGGGTCGCCGTGGTTCCTCACCCTGTTCGGCCGTGACTCGCTGTGGGCGGCGCGGATGCTGCTGCCGCTGGGCACCGAACTGGCGGCGGGCACCCTGCGTACCCTCGCGCGCCGCCAGGGCACCGCCACCGACCCGCGCACCGACGAGCAGCCCGGAAAGATCCTGCACGAGGTGCGCCGGGAGGAACTGACGCTGAGCGGGGGCGCGTCCCTGCCCCCGGTCTACTACGGCACGGTCGACGCCACCCCGCTGTGGGTGATCCTGCTGCACGACGCCTGGCGCTGGGGCATGGACCCCGAGCAGGTGCGCGACCTGCTGCCGCACGCCGAGGCGGCGCTTGAGTGGCTGGCGGCTTACGGCGACGCGGACGGCGACGGCCTCCTCGAATACATCGACGCCTCCGGCCTCGGTCTCGCCAACCAGGGCTGGAAGGACTCCAGCGACTCCATCCGCTGGCGCGACGGCGAGCTCGCCGAGGCCCCGATCGCGCTGTGCGAGGTCCAGGCGTACGGGTACGAGGCGGCCATGGGCGGCGCGGCGCTGCTGCGGGCCTTCGGCCGGCCCGGCGCGGAGCGCTGGGAGGAGTGGGCGGAGCGGCTGAAGGAACGTTTCCGGGAGAGCTTCTGGGTCGAGGACGAGACGGGCCGCTACCCGGCCGTGGCGCTGGACGCCGCCAAGCGCCCGGTGGACTCGGTCACGTCGGGGTTCGGGCATCTGCTGGGCACCGGACTGCTCGACGCGGAGGAGAGCGCGCTGCTCGCCGCCCGGCTGGCCGGTCCGGAGCTGAACTCGGGCTTCGGGCTGCGTACCCTCAGCACCGACTCGACCGGTTTCAACCCGTTCGGGTATCACATCGGGTCGATCTGGCCGCACGACACCGCGATCGCCGTGCACGGTCTGGTCCGGGCGGGCTTCCCGGTGGAGGCGGCGTCGCTGGCGGACGGTCTGGTCGCCGCGTCGGCGGCGTTCGAGGGCCGGCTGCCGGAGCTGTTCGCCGGGCACGGCTCGGCCGTCGACAGCGCGCCCGCGCCGTATCCGGCGTCCTGCCGCCCGCAGGCGTGGTCGGCGGCGTCGGCCGTGGCGCTGCTCCAGGCCGCGCTCGGTCTGGAGGCGGACGTACCGGCGGGGACGCTGAGCTTCTCGCCGCGCGCCGCCGAGAGCATCGGTCCGCTGCGGCTGACCGGTCTGCGGGTGGCGGGCGCGCCGCTGGCCGTCCGGCTGGACGCGACGGGCCGGGTACGGGTCGAGGCCCCGGGCTCACTGACCGTGCACGGCGCCGAGCGCGCCTGA
- a CDS encoding acetylxylan esterase, whose translation MPLMDLPLEELRGYLPDREEPSDFDAFWADTLAEARGHDRAPVFTPYDAALTEVDVYDVSFPGFGGDPVAGWLLVPASATGPLPCVVGFLGYGGGRGFPYEWLTWPSAGYVHLLMDTRGQGGSLQPGATGDPHGSGGASSPGMVTRGIEDPADYYYRRVFTDAVRAVDAARAHPSVDPARIVVAGGSQGGGIALAASALSDGVTAALINQPSLTHFRRALQVVEGNAYREIWTYLRTHRNAEERVFRTLSYFDGVNFAARATAPALFAAALMDDICPPSTVFAAYNHWAGPKDIRVWPWNRHEGGGYFQDLEQLRFLRALPGLGRS comes from the coding sequence ATGCCGCTGATGGACCTGCCCCTGGAGGAGTTGCGCGGCTATCTCCCCGACCGGGAGGAGCCGTCGGACTTCGACGCCTTCTGGGCCGACACGCTCGCCGAGGCGCGCGGCCACGACCGGGCGCCCGTCTTCACGCCGTACGACGCCGCGCTGACCGAGGTGGACGTGTACGACGTGAGCTTCCCGGGCTTCGGCGGCGACCCGGTGGCCGGCTGGCTGCTGGTGCCGGCCTCCGCGACGGGGCCGCTGCCGTGCGTGGTGGGTTTCCTCGGGTACGGGGGCGGGCGCGGCTTCCCGTACGAGTGGCTGACCTGGCCGTCGGCCGGGTACGTCCATCTGCTGATGGACACGCGGGGGCAGGGCGGCTCGCTCCAGCCCGGCGCGACGGGCGATCCGCACGGCAGCGGGGGCGCGTCGTCGCCGGGGATGGTCACGCGCGGCATCGAGGACCCGGCGGACTACTACTACCGCCGGGTCTTCACCGACGCAGTCCGGGCCGTGGACGCCGCACGCGCCCATCCGTCGGTCGACCCGGCGCGGATCGTCGTCGCCGGGGGCAGCCAGGGCGGCGGCATCGCACTGGCCGCGTCGGCGCTGAGCGACGGGGTGACGGCCGCGCTGATCAACCAGCCCTCGCTGACCCACTTCCGGCGCGCGCTCCAGGTGGTGGAGGGCAACGCGTACCGGGAGATCTGGACCTATCTGCGGACCCACCGGAACGCGGAGGAACGGGTGTTCCGGACGCTGTCGTACTTCGACGGGGTCAACTTCGCGGCGCGCGCGACCGCCCCGGCGCTGTTCGCGGCGGCCCTGATGGACGACATCTGCCCGCCGTCGACGGTGTTCGCGGCGTACAACCACTGGGCCGGCCCGAAGGACATCCGGGTCTGGCCCTGGAACCGCCACGAGGGCGGCGGCTACTTCCAGGACCTGGAGCAACTGCGCTTCCTGCGGGCGCTGCCGGGGCTCGGGAGGAGCTGA
- a CDS encoding CHAT domain-containing protein — MGSGQPNPCWTHSGSPAHRPADRRRPGCGGFPPVRSSASRSTPPACRAPPGDTVLDRVVSSYATTVREPVRDRARTPSPTRRVLAVALRHTPGAAELPGVEKETDALARQLMLDVRLKGPQARYRTVLDALPRHNRAHIACHAISAADTAPGGHLPLHDHAQRLLATADIARLRLDQAESAYLSACDTLGGRDAPADEAPHITGAFHTAGFRQVIGTLRSVDDEESAAIANRFYATPTAGSPCAGGSADASGAARAPHEAIRARRERSPATPTLWAAHVHYGL; from the coding sequence GTGGGAAGCGGTCAACCGAACCCGTGCTGGACGCACTCGGGTTCACCGGCCCACCGCCCGGCGGACAGGCGCCGCCCCGGATGTGGTGGATTCCCACCGGTCCGCTCGTCGGCTTCCCGCTCCACGCCGCCGGCCTGCCGGGCGCCCCCCGGGGACACCGTGCTCGACCGGGTCGTGTCGTCGTACGCCACCACCGTGCGCGAACCGGTCCGGGACCGGGCCCGCACACCGTCACCCACCCGCCGCGTGCTTGCCGTCGCGCTCCGCCACACCCCCGGTGCCGCCGAACTGCCGGGCGTCGAGAAGGAGACGGACGCACTGGCCCGCCAACTGATGCTCGACGTCCGGCTGAAAGGCCCGCAGGCCCGGTACCGGACCGTCCTCGACGCGCTGCCACGGCACAACCGGGCCCACATCGCCTGCCACGCGATCAGCGCCGCCGACACCGCGCCCGGCGGGCACCTGCCGCTCCACGACCACGCGCAACGGCTGCTCGCCACGGCGGACATCGCCCGACTCCGCCTGGACCAGGCGGAGTCGGCGTATCTGTCGGCGTGCGACACGCTGGGCGGACGCGACGCCCCGGCGGACGAGGCCCCGCACATCACCGGCGCCTTCCACACGGCCGGATTCCGCCAGGTGATCGGTACGCTCCGGAGCGTGGACGACGAGGAGTCCGCCGCGATCGCGAACCGCTTCTACGCGACGCCGACCGCCGGTTCGCCCTGCGCGGGCGGCTCCGCCGACGCCTCCGGGGCCGCCCGCGCACCGCACGAGGCGATCCGCGCGCGACGTGAACGGTCCCCCGCCACACCGACGTTGTGGGCCGCACATGTCCACTACGGACTCTGA
- a CDS encoding helix-turn-helix domain-containing protein yields MSPSSPVRSTLAANLRRERRRRGLSLSELSRLSKIGKATLSQLESGTGNPTIETVFSLSRALEVPISDLLDTGHAEAVTVVRSAEVDVLSGEGVDLRPLRRIEAGGVIMEVYDQQVRADAQQPSLGHAGTEHTVVQSGTLEVEVDGHRVELGPGDYVSFDASLPHRYAAQDGPVRSVLLLHYPSGGGSLPEAPGTPH; encoded by the coding sequence ATGTCCCCCAGCAGCCCGGTCCGCAGCACTCTGGCCGCCAATCTCCGCCGGGAGCGGAGGCGCCGGGGGCTGTCGCTCTCCGAGCTGTCCCGGCTCTCCAAGATCGGCAAGGCGACCCTGTCGCAGCTGGAGTCGGGGACCGGGAATCCGACCATCGAGACGGTCTTCAGCCTCTCCCGCGCCCTGGAGGTACCCATCTCGGACCTGCTCGACACCGGGCACGCCGAGGCGGTGACCGTGGTCCGGTCCGCCGAGGTGGACGTCCTCAGTGGCGAGGGCGTGGACCTGCGTCCGCTGCGGCGGATCGAGGCGGGCGGGGTCATCATGGAGGTGTACGACCAGCAGGTACGCGCCGACGCGCAGCAGCCGTCGCTCGGGCACGCCGGCACCGAGCACACGGTGGTGCAGAGCGGCACGCTGGAGGTCGAGGTGGACGGTCACCGGGTGGAGCTGGGGCCGGGCGACTACGTGTCGTTCGACGCCTCACTGCCGCACCGGTACGCGGCGCAGGACGGGCCGGTGCGTTCGGTGCTGCTGCTGCACTACCCGTCCGGCGGCGGGTCCCTTCCCGAGGCACCGGGCACGCCGCACTGA
- a CDS encoding NAD(P)/FAD-dependent oxidoreductase has protein sequence MDRTRVVVVGAGIIGAACARELAVAGFDVLVLDRAGPAAATTSHGEGNILVSDKGPGPELELAQLSRRLWPEVLAAVAGQNPAGAGPDAVEWDPKGGIVVATTPEGAEALLPFAAAQRAVGVRAEVLDDDALTAAEPFLTERRTAAVHYPEDAQVQPAGAATTLLADALRAGARLRTGAEVLGAVVRGGRLTAVRTADGTVEADVFVNAAGPWSGEVARRLGVRLDIRPRRGEVLVTTPRPPTVFHKVYDADYVGAVGSGAGDLQTSAVVESTRAGTLLLGSSRRRVGFDDRTRPEVLSAIAAKALTLFPSLADVPVMRAYGGFRPYVPDHLPVIGADPRLDGLWHATGHEGAGIGLSVGTARLVRELMTGTATAIDTDPFRVDRPAVLGDDATDTAPATAPATAPGDTSGAAPATAPGDRPPGSPRDASTAATEERS, from the coding sequence GTGGACCGAACACGAGTGGTCGTGGTGGGTGCCGGAATCATCGGTGCCGCCTGCGCGCGTGAACTCGCCGTCGCCGGTTTCGACGTGCTCGTACTGGACCGCGCCGGACCCGCCGCCGCGACCACCTCGCACGGCGAGGGAAACATCCTCGTCTCCGACAAGGGACCGGGCCCGGAACTGGAACTCGCCCAGCTGTCCCGGCGGTTGTGGCCCGAGGTGCTGGCCGCCGTCGCCGGACAGAACCCGGCGGGAGCGGGCCCGGACGCGGTCGAATGGGATCCCAAGGGCGGCATCGTGGTCGCGACCACCCCCGAGGGCGCCGAGGCGCTGCTGCCGTTCGCGGCGGCCCAGCGCGCGGTCGGCGTACGCGCCGAGGTCCTGGACGACGACGCCCTGACCGCCGCCGAACCCTTCCTCACCGAACGGCGCACCGCCGCCGTGCACTACCCCGAGGACGCCCAGGTCCAGCCGGCCGGCGCGGCCACCACCCTGCTCGCCGACGCCCTGCGGGCCGGAGCCCGGCTGCGTACCGGCGCCGAGGTGCTCGGTGCCGTCGTGCGCGGCGGACGGCTGACGGCGGTCCGGACGGCGGACGGGACCGTCGAGGCCGACGTGTTCGTCAACGCGGCCGGGCCGTGGTCCGGCGAGGTCGCCCGGCGGCTCGGCGTCCGGCTCGACATCCGCCCGCGCCGGGGCGAGGTGCTGGTGACCACTCCCCGGCCGCCGACCGTCTTCCACAAGGTGTACGACGCCGACTACGTCGGCGCGGTGGGCAGCGGCGCGGGCGACCTCCAGACGTCGGCGGTCGTGGAGTCGACCCGCGCGGGCACCCTGCTCCTCGGTTCCTCGCGGCGGCGTGTCGGGTTCGACGACCGGACGCGCCCCGAGGTGCTGTCGGCGATCGCGGCCAAGGCGCTCACACTCTTCCCGTCGCTGGCGGACGTGCCGGTGATGCGGGCGTACGGAGGGTTCCGCCCGTACGTCCCCGATCATCTGCCGGTCATCGGCGCCGACCCGCGACTGGACGGTCTGTGGCACGCCACCGGCCACGAGGGCGCGGGGATCGGTCTGTCCGTCGGCACCGCGCGGCTCGTGCGCGAACTGATGACGGGCACCGCGACGGCCATCGACACGGACCCGTTCCGGGTGGACCGGCCGGCCGTGCTCGGCGACGACGCGACCGACACCGCACCCGCCACCGCGCCCGCCACCGCACCGGGCGACACATCTGGCGCCGCGCCCGCCACCGCACCGGGAGACCGACCGCCCGGCAGCCCCCGCGACGCTTCGACCGCCGCCACCGAGGAGCGCTCATGA
- a CDS encoding (2Fe-2S)-binding protein — protein MSPRLVPAASDPAGRRDRALTITVDGERVTGVVGQTLAGVLLVSGRPAWRQAPSGAPRGVFCGIGVCFDCLVTVNGEPDVRACRRRARDGDTVTTQSRAAPSTRSGTPDDRDGRDGQGGRDRRDGRWTP, from the coding sequence ATGAGCCCCCGTCTCGTCCCCGCCGCGTCCGACCCGGCCGGACGCCGGGACCGTGCGCTGACCATCACCGTGGACGGTGAACGGGTCACCGGCGTCGTCGGCCAGACCCTGGCCGGGGTGCTGCTCGTGTCCGGCCGGCCCGCCTGGCGCCAGGCCCCCTCGGGCGCGCCGCGCGGGGTGTTCTGCGGGATCGGCGTCTGTTTCGACTGTCTGGTGACGGTGAACGGCGAGCCCGACGTACGCGCGTGCCGCCGCCGCGCCCGCGACGGCGACACGGTGACCACACAGTCCCGGGCGGCGCCGAGCACGCGGTCCGGAACGCCCGACGACCGGGACGGACGAGACGGACAAGGCGGGCGAGACCGACGAGACGGGCGGTGGACGCCGTGA